GTGCGGCCAAATTCACCCATCACTACTACCAGCGTCTCGTCCAAAGTACCACGCTCTGAAAGATCCTCGATCAGAGCCGACAAGCCCTGATCGAGCATCGGCAGAAGCTCTGTCTGGAGCGCCTCGAAATTCTTGGAGTGCGTGTCCCAGCCGTCGCAGACTGTCATCTCGTTAAAGTGAATTGTTGTCATCGGTACGCCGGCTTGCGCCAACCGGCGCGCCAGCAGCAAAGCGCGGCCAAAACGGTGATCGCCATATCGCTCGCGCAAACGTGTCGGCTCGCCGTCGAGGGAAAAAACATCGGCAGAGCCGCCTTGCGCTCCGGTCAGTGCGATCGCCTGATCGCGTAACTCGTGATAGGCCGTGCCGTTTGTGGTTGCCGGCCGACGCGATTCGATGAACGATAACAACCGCGCACGACGGTCGAGCCGGTCGGCCTCGATATCGTCAGGTCGACCGAGCGCGGGCACAGCATCGCGCGTGCCAGGGTCGCCGTCGACGCAAAGGGGATCAAACAGCGGACCGAGGAAACCGCCGCCGCCGCCTCGGAGTGGAACCCGTGCTCGCTTGAACTCGCCTTGCAAACTGCTGCGCACGGCCAGCTGCGGAATCGCGATGTGTCCTGGCAAGGACAAACGGGGTGGCAGCATCGCGGCGGCCAATGCTCCGACGTGCGGTGAATCACTACGTTGCGGCGGCCGAACGTCGTTGTCCATCTCCGGACGTTCCACCTGCCGGCCCGTGAGCGTGTAATAGATCATCGGGGTGTGGTTGTGATTATTGTGGCTCACAGAGCGCACCAGCGCAAACTGCTCCGATAGCTGCGCCAAATGCGGCAGGTGTTCGCAGATGCTCAAGCCCGGGGTAACGGTAGCAATGGGCTTGAATGGTCCGCGAATTTCGGCCGCGGCCTCGGGCTTCAGATCCCACATATCCAAATGCGGTGGTCCGCCGAGCAGGTAGACAAAGATGCACGACCGGGCCGACGCGGGTCGGGCTTGGGAGGCGGCCGACCGGGCGAGTTGCGGCACCACACACCCACCCAAGGCAAGTCCACCACCGACGCGCAGAAATGTCCGGCGCGGGATAGGTAGTGCCAACGACGATTTGCGCGGGCGCAACATGGCGCGACGACCCTGGGTAAACTGTGCGACCAGCTAGGTACAACCGGGCGCATCCAAGATACCCGCAACCGCGGCCAAGGGAAGCAAAGGCCGCGCTCGGAGAACAATAAAGCCCGGCCGAGCGAATTCTCTAGTTGGGGAAAAACGGCCGATTCGTGTCGACGAGGAAATAGCCGTTGTTGGCAACCGGCATGAGCGGCATCCAACAGCGGCCGGCCACGGTGCTGGAACGGGCGTTTGGCTTGGGGAAGAAGGCCAGACCAATCGTGAAATTCCAGGCATCTTCGATCGAGCCAAGGGCTCCTGGCGCCGCCGAGGGGTGCATGTACGTCGCCAGTGCGAAAAGCGATACGCGATCATTGAGTGGTGCCGTCGCCGACGCCCCCGCCAAATAGTCTCCCAGGCTCCCGTCGCGCGTCAATCGCGACTGTTCGGGCCGACCGATCCAGAACCAAGTGTCAGGTCCGCCGGCTTGCCACTTATGGTGCAAATAGACATTCAACTGCTGGACCGCCTGCCACGTTGTGGGCCCGACCGTTGGCACAAGCAGCGTTTGGCCAAAACTGCGCCATGTGCCCCAGATGCCGATTTCGTTCCAGGGGCTAATGCAGTAGCCGAGTTGCCCACGCATCTGCATCAACATCGGGTTCTGCGCGAAGATGCCGTAGTTGTTGTTGTACATCGTGTCACTGACGATCGCGGCAGTCCACCGGGACGTGTCCGTCGCGCGACGAAACAATCCGAAGGTAAAAAACCCCTGGGTCTGCGCCAGGTTTTGATCGTCCAGGCGATAATCGGTGCCCGACCAATTGAAGACGCCGACGCTGGCGCCGATCTGAAACCCTATACCGGTCAACTCGCTGAGTTCTCCCAACCGAGTGCCGAAATTAAAGCCGGTCACGATGCCGTTGTTTTGCCAGCCGCCATCGGAGATGCCCTTGAACGAGTCGTAGCTGACGAATGCCATCAGCACATGATTCGGACAGTCGTCACAGCCAGCCGGCAGATCGCACGATCTGCCATCGATGTACTGCACACCGACATCCGACCCCGCCAAGGGCGCGCCGACCGGTTGAACATTCCCGGCGTTTGACGAGAGAGGCGTTCCAGTTGACGAATCGGCAGATTGCCGGCCGATCATGTTGGCTGCCGAGACGCACGAGAAATCCGTAGTGGCGTCACCCGCTGCGATATTGCCAATCAGGTCACTGGTCTGCGCGCAGGCAGAGCCGACGCCGAGAAACCCGGCGATCATGACTAGCCACGCTGCGCAGCGGTAACGCACCGCATGCCTCCCTGCTGTGGCAAATCGGCGGCTTGGATCGTTGATCCATGCACGCTACGGAATCGAGGCTGAAATCGCAGATCGGTGGGCCGCCCTACTCCCCGACGGGCCGGGTATCCATGACACGACCGTAACGGTCGTGCCAGCGTCGACTGTTAGCTCGGATCGACCGTCAAGCCTTACGAAATCGAAGGTTTGCGCCCGGGCCGGTTACTGGCGCTACGATCACGCGCGTCGTGCCTAACCCGTAGAGTTTGCCCAACCGCGACGACGATCAGGTTCGTTTCCCCTGCGGGGAAAAACAGTGGCGCGATCGACAGAATCCGCCAGGTCACAGATCGGCCAGCAGTCGGTCGACTTCGCGCAGCTGCTTATCGACGCGTGATTGCATCTCGTGGCGTTCATACCACCGGCCGAGAGCTCCGAGGCATTCGGGATCAAACCCGGTGCCGACATCCGCAGTCATGATTTCGTAGGTTCGCTCCCAAGAGAGGGCCTCGCGGTAGGGCCGTTTGGCGGTGAGAGCCTCGCACACGTCGGCCGTGGTGAGCACCCGGGTCATCCAAGAAACGTCGGCTCCGTCAAGCTGCCGATGGTAACCGCGGCCGTCGAGGCGTTCGTGATGCGCCCCGGCGATGTCGGCCGCCGTCTCGAAAGCAGCCAGCTTGCCAAGAATTCGTTGCGAGTAGTCGGGATGCTTGCGAATCTCGTCGAATTCTTCGGCGGTGGGTTTGCCGGGTTTATCGAGAATCAGATTCGACACGCCCAGCTTGCCGATGTCGTGCAACAACGCCACGCGTCGCAGATCGCGCTGGAGTTGCGGCGGGCAGCCGAATTGCTGCGCGACGCCGACCGCGATCTCGGCAACGCGCGTCGAGTGCTGATAAGTCCAGGGGCTTTTGGCGTCAACGACCGTGGCAAAAGCCTCGGCGACGCGATCGAGACATTCTTCGTCGGCCATGAGATGCGCATCTTTGGGCTCCCAACGATTCAATTCGGCGGGCAGGTCGTCGCTTCTCAACGTGGCCCAAAACGATTGCTCGTGTCGGAGCGCGTCGAGCGCATCGACTAATTGAGGATCGAACCATTGTCCGCGGCGGCGATGGGCGACGTCGATGGCCGGTCCTAATCCGAAGGTTGTGAAAAATACTTCCGCGGTCTGCGCCAGACAACAGATCCGTGCCAATAACGAGATCTCGTCTTTTTTCAGGCCGCAGGGGTGCCCCCGGCCATTCCAATGCTCGTCCAAATCCAGAATGGCGCGGGCCGTGGCCTCGGGCAGTTGCAGCATGCGGGCAATGTCGGCCCCGCGCTCGCAGCGCACTTTTGAAAGTCGCTTCGCCCCTTCGATGCCGCTGCGGGCCATGGCCGCCATGCGCATTAACTTCTCTACCACCGAGCCGCCGGGCGAACACTGGCCCCAGCAGTTCTTGATGCTTTCTCCGGCGCTTGACCAATCGCTCATGCGGATCGACCGTTTGACGCGATGATCGTCAGCCCCGAACAAATAGCTGATTTTGGCGGCGTTGCTCGAGCAGCCCAGGTCCTTTAACAGCAGTGCATAGAACAAGGCCGAACGATCCGCCTGTGATATCTGCAACTCTTCGGCCAGGCGCATGCCGATCAGAGCGCTGCGCATGCAGTGCCCTTCAGGATTGCCTTGCGTGATGTCCAGTGCCACGGAGAGCGCGGCGATGATTTCCGAAAAGCGGATCTCGTCGGCCACGATGAGCCGGCCCGCACTCGGAGGCGTGGCACAAAGGACGTCGCCCGCATCCTCACAGCAGGAACTCTGCGCCATGGTCTGATCCTCGTCAACCGTTGCAGGCTCTTAGTCAGCGCTCGAACCGCCTTTGGAAAACATAGGTCAAACATCGAGATTCAGCGGAGACGCGCTGGCGCTGCACGAACAATCGCGCCAGGCAATGCGGCCGGCATGGAAAGAACCGTAATTCGACGGGCTAACCGCCCGCAGCACAACGCACGCGGGGCGGCCCAGACGGGTTCACTGCTCGGCCCAAGGACGCATCTGCGGCGGCGCGGCTGGTTCTTGCCAGCGCCAAAACGGCTGATAGGCCACGGAGAGATAGGGAGTCTCGACGCGACGGCCCCCGGCCACAAGAGAACCCAACAGGGCATCGAGCGCTCCGCTAGTGAGCAAGGTGCGCTCGACATTCCATGAGGGTTGGCCGGTGAGCATCATCTGCTCGATGCCATTGAGGAGAATTGTGAAATGCGCCGCGGGGCGGCCTTCCTGAGTCCAAAATTGCGACGATTCGATCCGACCCTCCTGGGAATAGCGCCACGCGGCCGCCCATTCCCCCACTGCACCGTTCAACTCCAGAAAGTGAGTTCGCAGGCCATCCTGGTATTCCAGCGTAAATAGCTTCGGCTCCGGTACGGCGTTTCGCAGTGCCGTGCGTTCGACCCGCGGATTGGGCAGCCGCTGCCAGGCGGCATCGAATAACTCGATGTCGAATAGTCCGTCGTCAAAAGCTCTCCACACGGCATCGCCGCCCAGCGCACGTACTGCCTTAATGCCTGTTTCACCACCGCGGCGCTGTTCAGCCAGTGCCTGGGTAAATTCCATAGCGTGAAACGCGTACGCGTCGGACGAGCCGTAGGTGATGGTGACGATCTCCGTCAGTGATGCACCGCGCGCCACGTCGGCCGGCGGCTTGCGCCATGAGGTCGGCAGCGACGAGCCGGCCATCAAGGGAATCTTCATTTCCCGAGCTGTGTCATAAATCGCTTTGGCATCGGTCCAATTATCGGCCAGGTGTTTGTCGATAAACACCGGCACAACGCGACCGCTGGCGCGAAACACGCGAATCGTCTCGTCCCAGAATCTGCGCTTCGGATATTGCGTGTTGCCGGTTGCCGATTTCGGATATTGCCCGTGTTCGGCCACAAGCAGGACACCCTCGACGGCTAGTTGGCCCGTGCCCAGCGTCAGCGCATCTTCGATTGTTTCGCTCGTTCGAAAGCGGTGCGAAGCGGCCAACAGGCGGCTGATGTCGTTCGCGGGCCGCTGATCGGTATACAGCGACACGAGTTCTAGGGGCGAGTCCTTGCCCTTCCCGTCGAGTGAATCGGTTTGCAGCAGTCGGCTGACGATCACTTCGGCATGCGAGTTGTGCCGGTACTCTGTAACGAGCGCGGCTACGCGTTTCTTCTTGGTGGTAGCCGTTGTGGATTCGTCGGCCGTTGCCATCACGACGCAAGAAAACACCACCGCAACAAACAACGCCATCGACGTCAAACCAATATGTGGTCGTCGCCCGCGATGCTGCATTGGGGATAACCGTTTGAAGCAGTTTCGGATTGCCATAGCGACGAGCCTACCTCAGTTCGTCTTGGTCCGCACGCTGTCAACGCGGCGTCTTGCGGGAACGATGCGCGAGCGCTATGATCAGATGTTCAGTATCGCGCCTCGCAGTTTTCCGCGATACGATCGCGCATGAGGATCGAGACCCTGCCAGGAGGAGCAATGATGTCGAAGCTAGCCGTGAATGAAATTCGTCAGGGAGACTCGATCAAGCTGATGCAAGCCATGCCCGCGGGATGCGTGGACTTGGCATTTGCCGATCCGCCGTTCAACATCGGCTATGAATACGATGTTTACCAAGACAAGAAGAAGCACGACGATTATCTCGACTGGTCGAAACAATGGATCGGTGCGGTCCATCGCGTGCTGAAGCCCGATGGCACATTCTGGTTGGCGATTGGCGATGAGTATGCCGCGGAATTGAAGCTTGCCAGTCAAGGGATTGGTTTCACGTGCCGCAGTTGGGTGATCTGGTACTACACATTCGGCGTGAATTGCACGAACAAGTTCAGCCGGTCTCATGCGCACTTGTTCTACTTCGTAAAAGATCCGAAGACGTTCACGTTTTGCTCCGAGGAACTGGAGAACCGTATTCCGTCGGCCCGGCAGTTGGTCTATGCCGACAAGCGCGCCAATCCGCGCGGTCGCTTGCCCGACGATACCTGGGTGCTGCGCCCGCAAGATTTGGCCGATTGTTTCACGACGGCCGAAGATACCTGGTACTTTCCCCGCGTCGCCGGCACATTCAAGGAACGGGCCGGCTTCCACGGTTGCCAGATGCCCGAGCAATTGCTGGGACGAATTGTTCGCCTTTGCTCACAGCAAGACGACTTGGTCTTCGATCCGTTCAGTGGTAGCGCCACGACCGTGGCCGTGGCCAAAAAGCTCGGACGACGATATCTCGGCTTCGATTTGTCGACGGACTATGTCAAGCGTGGCCGCGATCGGCTGGAAAGAATCGCGGTAGGAGACCGCTTGGACGGCGCGGCGGCGCCCACAGTGAGCGCGCCGGCGACGCCGCAAGTTTCCGGCGGCAAGACTCGCGCGCTGCCGCAAACTCTGCCAAAGCCTGCGCGCGTCGAATTGGCCACCACCGAGCAACTGGCCGCGTTTCACCAAGGGCTGATTTCCGCGTATGCGCGTTCATACGGTAAGTTTTCGCTTGACCGTGTGCTGGCCGATCCCGCACTCAATGCGCGGTTCGCTGCGGCGTGCCAGCAACTCGGACTGCCAGGAGACCATCGTACCTGGAACTGGACGCTGATCGGCATGCGCAAGGCGGGTCTGCTCGCACACCTGCCCACCTCGCGGCGCACCGAATTCAGCTGCGAGGACTGCGATGCCTACCTGTTCGCCAGTGAAATTGCCTGGCGAAAGATGATTGATCGCGGCTGCGAGAGTCTCGACACTATTCTTTGCGATCCGCAGTTGGCCGAAGAGTTCGATTCCGTCGCACGGCAATGGGCGCCTGGCTACGAGGCCCTCGAATATCGTTGGGCCGCGCTGAAACTCCGCAAAGGGGCGAAAGGAGCACGCATCCGCGCCGCGCAACTGGCCGACGCGACCTTGGGTAAGGCTGTTGCTCTGAATGAGTCGGCTTTGGGCAAGTTCCCCGAGTCGTCGGGCGTGTATGTCGTGGTCGGCTCCGACAAAACAGCACTTTACGCCGGCGAAGCCAGCAATCTGCGCAAACGCCTCGGCCGGCAATGCACAGCCGCCACACGTAAGCTATGGGGCCAAGGAGTCGACGCGTTGCGCGTGCGATTCAAGACGACGCCGGGTCCATATGCCACGCGGCTGGCCTACCAACGACGCTTGGTCGTGCAGCATCACCCGGCGCTCAACCTGCCGGAACAGCAGATTGCGTGAGCCGAAGCGCCGCAAGCCCTCGCCGTCGCTATTACACATCCAGATTTCGCACTTCCAACGCGTGTTTTTCGATGAACTCGCGGCGCGGTTCGACTTTGTCGCCCATCAGGATGCGGAACAATTCGTCGGCGCCCGAGACGTCTTCCATGCGCACTTGCAAGAGCGTGCGGTTCGCGGGATTCAATGTCGTGTCGCGCAACTCTTCGGCGTTCATTTCGCCCAAACCTTTGAAGCGAGTGATCGTCAGCCCGCGTTCGCCGGCCGAGCGGATAGCCGCCAGCAGGCTGCGCAGATCTTCGATGCCGATCTGATTCTCTCCGCGACGCAGGATGTACCGCGACTCTTCGCTGCCCGTGCGTTCCTGCGGGATCAGGGATTGAATGTCGAAGCCCATCGTCGCCAGATCGGCCAGGGCCTTGTTGATCGAACGGACTTCGTGCAGCTCGACGATATGCAAGCGATGCGATGCGTCGCCGTTGGTGTGCGGCGCAGCACCACCGGGCGCCTCGATCGGTTGGCCCCCGTAGGGACGCGGAGAACTTGCCGAAGGGCGGTCGCCGATTGTCAGCTCTTTGCCCTCGGCCGCCTCGCGCTCGGCGACGAATTTGTCGAGTTCCTCGCGGGTGCAGAACCAGTGCTCTTGCGAGCCAAGGTAGACGTGATAGACCGGCAGCCGGCCGGTAACCGGATCCTGCCGCACGGCATGCTGACGCAGGCTGATCCCGCGACGCTCGAGCGCGAGCAACGATTCTTCGAGAGTGGTCAAGGTCTGGCAGAGTTTTGCCATTTCGGCGCCCACGATTTCGCGGCCATCGCCCGGCTCGAAGCGGGCGTCCTGGCGCCCCAACTCGAGCAGTTGGATACGCATTTCATCTTCGGTTTGGACGTAGTAGGTGTCTTTCTTGGTCTTCACACGGAACAGCGGCGGCTGCGCGACAAACACGTGGCCAGCTCGGACCAAGGCATACATCTGACGATAAAAGAACGTGAGCAGTAGCGTGCGGATGTGCGAACCGTCGACGTCGGCATCGGTCATGATGACGATCTTGTTGTAACGGCGTTTGGCCAGATTCATTTCTTCGCCAATGCCCGACCCAATGGCAGCGATAATGCTGCGCACTTCTTCGTTGGCCAGCACTTTATCTTCCCGCGACTTGAAGGCATTGATGATCTTGCCGCGCAACGGCAGGATGGCTTGGTACTCGCGCAGCCGGCCTCCTTCGGCGCTGCCTCCGGCCGAATCCCCTTCCACCAGGTACAGTTCGCACTTTTCGACTTCGCGGCTCGAACAGTCGCGCAGCTTGCCGGGCAAGCCGCCGCCGGTAAGGGCACCCTTCCGCTCGCGGACCATCAGGCGAGCCTTGCGGGCGCTCTCGCGCGCTTCGGCCGCCAACAATCCCTTTTGGGTGATGATCTTGGCCGTCTTGGGATTTTCTTCCAGGAAACGATTGAGAAAATCACCGACTGCCGAGTTGACGATGCCTTCGACCTCGCCGTTTCCCAGTTTGGTCTTGGTCTGTCCTTCGAACTGAGGCTCGGGCACGCGTAGCGAAATCACCGCGGTCAATCCTTCGCGGAAATCCTCGCCCGACGGCACCAGGTCTTTGAACAAATTCTCTTTCTTGCCGTAGGCGTTCAACGTGCGCGTGAGCGCCGTGCGAAAGCCCGAAAGATGCGTGCCGCCTTCGGTCGTGGCGATGTTGTTGACGTAGGAATGCACGTTCTCGGTGTATTCCGAGGAGTATTGCAAGGCAACCTCGAGCCCGACGCCGTCGTAGTCGCCCGCGATATAAACGACCTCGGCGTGCAGTGGCTCGGTGGCGCGATTGAGATGCGCGACAAACTCGATAATGCCGCGCTTGTATTGGAACGTGTCCCCCTCGTCCGTGCGCTGATCGGTAAAAGTGATCTTCACGCCACGATTGAGGAACGCCAACTCCTGCAATCGCTTATAGAGTGTGTTGTAGACGAACTTCTGATTGCCGAAAATCTCGGGATCGGGTTTGAACGTCGTCTTCGTGCCGACTTTGTCCGATGTGCCGATACGACGGACTTCGGTCACTGGAACGCCGCGCTCGTACTCTTGCTGGTAGACATGCCCATTGCGGCGGACTTCGACCTCGCACCATTCGGAAAGAAAATTCACCACGGTAACGCCGACGCCGTGCAGTCCGCCGGAGGTCTGATATGCCCCTTTGGAAAATTTGCCGCCGAACTTCAACACCGTCATGACGCCTTGCAGCGTCGAGAAACCGAGATCCGCATGATTCTCAACGGGGACGCCGCGACCGTCGTCCTCGACCGTGACCGAGCCGTCGATATTGATCGTGACGCCGACCGTGTGGGCGTGTCCCGCCATGGCTTCGTCGATCGAATTATCAACGACTTCGTAGACTAGGTGGTGCAAGCCGCGCATACCGGTATCACCGATGTACATACTGGGGCGTTCGCGGACGTGCTCCAGATCGCTGAGATGTTCGAGCTGCTCGGCGCCGTATTCCGACTCGATCTTGCGATATTCCGGCATGTCCGGCGTGTCCGGCGTTGCTTCGTCGCCAGCCGCATTACTACTCGGTTCGTCTGCCATGTGGCTCTCTTACGTCCTTTCCATAGGAAACCCGCCCCACCAGGCTGCCTGAGGTGTGTACCGCTGTGAGCACTTGAGGGTACGACCATATGTCGTCACAAGCGCTGGCTTTGTCTTACTCCGTTGGTCCGACCCGAAAACGCAGATCGGCAATTTTTTCGTGTGGCAATCGTTCTCGCAATTGCGCGAGAATGTCCGCTTTCTTAAAGGTTAGCTCTTGAACCAGGGCCGAATGATTAACCGTAATTTCCAGCCTTCCCTGCCGCACCAAGCCCACGCGACTGTGACTTGCTATCAGTTCCCCAGCGGCCTCGCGCCAAGCATCGGCCAACTCCAGCGATGAACTCTCGCGGGCATAGCCGCGACGCGCCATCATTTCAGAAAGTATGTCGGCGATCTTCCGTGGCCGGCCGGTAGACATAGTTTGTTGCAGTCGGTTGCCGGTCGCCAGTAATCCGTTGCTGGATATTCGCCCGCACCCGTTCTTGACGTTTGTCGTTCTTGCTAATTCTGACTGCTGCCTTTAGGTTTCCAGCTTCTTATCGATCGCGGGCCAGCGGCATGATCACGTAGGAATATCCATCATCGGTGTGACATACGGCCGCGCTTTCGGCGTCCTTCAATTCCAGCGTGAAAGTCTTTTCGGACTCCAACACTTTGAGAAAATCGTTGAAAAATCGCGGGTCCAAGCTGATCGACACAGCCGGTCCATCGTAGGCCACAGGCAACTCGACGCGTGACTGGCCCAATTCCGGCGCGCGGCCGGAGAGCACCAACTTTCCGTCGCCAAACGTAAAGTCCACGCCGCGGCTCTCTTCGCTCGTAACGATTGCCGCCTGACGTACCGCCGAGTGAAGCGGGCCCACGGCAATCTCGATGCGCACCGCGTCAGGCCGCTTGGGAAACACGTCGCGCCATTTGGGGAAACGCCCCTCGACCAGGCGCGAATACAGTGTGGCTCGTGGCGTCTTCACCAAAAGTTCGTTGGCGCGGGTCGCAATATGAATCTCGGCGTCCGGCTCGGTCAGGACCTTGTCGATCAAGTGCATGCTACGTGTGGGGACGATCGTCATGTTGTCCCCCGTGACATGTCCCCCGACACTCTGCGCCGGCGCCTCCATCATGGCCAAGCGGCGACCATCGGTACCCACGGCGGTGATTTTGTCGGCGGTCAATTCCAAAAGTACGCCGCCGAGAGCGTAACGGCTGCTTTCGTTATCGGTGGCGAAAGTGGTGCGACGAATAATTTGCGACAGCAGACGTGCCGGCACGACGTGATATTTCTGCTCGGTAAATTCGCTGACCGCAGGGAACTCGGCAGGATTCTCTGCCGGCAGGCGAAACTCGCTGTGCTCGCCCCGTACGACCACGCCGTTGCCGTCGGTCTCCAGACGCAACTTGGCATCGCTGCTCTCGCGTAATATCGAGCCAAAGCGTGCGATCGGCAGCACCACGCTACCCGACGCATCGGCCTCGATACCTGGCACTTCGATGCGGATGCCCACTTCCAAATCCGTGGCCAGTACCACCCCGCCATCGGCCCGAGCATCGAGCTTGATGTTTTGCAAAATCGGTTTGGGGCTGCGTGCGGGGGCCACCGCGGCGGCACCCTGGAACGCAATGAGCATCTTCTCACGGTCGCATGTCAGTTTCATGATTTGCCCGCGCTCCTAACGGGAAACGATCGGATCCGTTCTTAGGCACCGGCCACGCGTCGCGTGGAAGCTTTGCGTCGCCAGTGTTTTCTTAAAGTAAGTATTTGAATGGTAGTAGTAGGAATGCTCGCGCCCAAAGTGTCGATAAGAGGCAGTTGATCGCCAGCAAACTATTGTGTGGTCACTATTTATTCAAGCGGCAATGCCTGTGGAAAAAATGTTCACTGCCTGTTGATGATTGTCACTTGCGCGGCGGCACGTCGTGAACAAGTCAGGGTGCCATCCGAGAGCCACTGTGGGGGGAACGACGATGCCAGTAACAAGCCACATCGGCTAACAAGTTTTCCACAATCCTTTCCGGGCATTTTTTGTCTGCACTCTTCAGCATTCTTTAGCGGTCAAGTGTCGCACGCAACTCATATACCGCTTGGCGCAGTTCGGCGTCATGTGCCAATAATCCTTCGATGGTCCGACAGCCGTGCAGAACAGTGGTGTGGTCCCGGCCGCCGAAATACTGTCCGACTGCGTCCAGACTCTTATCAGTCACTTGCCGCGCGACATACATGGCGACGGCACGGGCACGGACGACCTGCTGCCGTCGCGAGGGACTGCGTAGGTCCGCGACTTGCAGTGCAAAGTGACGCGCCGTGTGTGTTGCGATCTCGCGCAACGTCGCCCCACGGCATGCCGGGCGCTTCTCGAGATAACGCGCGACTTCCGCCCGAGAGATCGGTTCGGTCGATCCCAAGTTGGCCTGTAGGTCGTAGAGTGCTCCGCTGAGTTCGGGAACAGAAACCATTAACTGATCTGCCAACAGGCAAGCCGCGTCGTCTTCGATCGAAAGCCCGCGCTTGCGAATGATATCGCCCAAGATTGCCAATTGGGCGGACGCTGCGGGCGGCATGACGCCGAGCGTTAATCCCGCGGCTAGGCGGCTCACGAGCGAAGGAATCAACTGCGAAATCTTGCGGGGTGTGGTGCGGGCCGTTACCACGATCTGCCGTCCCTCTAGCAGCAGCGCGTCGATCGTATGCTGAAGTTCTATTTGTGCAGCGGCCTTCGCGACCAGTTGGGTGAGGTCGTCAAGAACCAGAAAGTCCGCCGTGCGATGCGTCTCGCGCCAAGCCGGTACAGATCTCGACTCGATCGCCGCGGCGTAACCGCTGGCATAGTCTGCGCCCGTCGTAAGCACAACGCGATCGGCCGGACTGCCTGTGGCCCAGCGTTGCGCGAGGCCGTGGGCCAAAAGCGATTTGCCAATGCCTGAGGGACCGTACAGCACGAGCGGATTGTAGGGGGAGCCGCGGCCACACAGATCGTCGAGAACACGCACCAGCAGCGCATTTTCCGGACCGGCCACGAAGCCGTTGCACCAAGTGACACGGCCGGTCAATTCCAGCGTGACGCCACCTTCGGGAAGCTGTGAAATGAGAGTAGCAACGGGCACAATCAGGGGGCCTGTTTCCGGCGAGAAATCCTCCGTAAAAACAAGCCGTCAATGTACCAGAATTAGCTCCCTACGGCGACCGGCAAAGTGGACTTTTTCGCCCCAT
The nucleotide sequence above comes from Pirellulales bacterium. Encoded proteins:
- a CDS encoding DUF1501 domain-containing protein; translation: MLRPRKSSLALPIPRRTFLRVGGGLALGGCVVPQLARSAASQARPASARSCIFVYLLGGPPHLDMWDLKPEAAAEIRGPFKPIATVTPGLSICEHLPHLAQLSEQFALVRSVSHNNHNHTPMIYYTLTGRQVERPEMDNDVRPPQRSDSPHVGALAAAMLPPRLSLPGHIAIPQLAVRSSLQGEFKRARVPLRGGGGGFLGPLFDPLCVDGDPGTRDAVPALGRPDDIEADRLDRRARLLSFIESRRPATTNGTAYHELRDQAIALTGAQGGSADVFSLDGEPTRLRERYGDHRFGRALLLARRLAQAGVPMTTIHFNEMTVCDGWDTHSKNFEALQTELLPMLDQGLSALIEDLSERGTLDETLVVVMGEFGRTPKINAAAGRDHWGSCQSVLLAGGGVQGGLVLGASDKIGAFPTTQPIDPTDIHATMFHCLGLDPQTVVHDHLGRPFPLSVGNVLTALL
- a CDS encoding HD domain-containing phosphohydrolase yields the protein MAQSSCCEDAGDVLCATPPSAGRLIVADEIRFSEIIAALSVALDITQGNPEGHCMRSALIGMRLAEELQISQADRSALFYALLLKDLGCSSNAAKISYLFGADDHRVKRSIRMSDWSSAGESIKNCWGQCSPGGSVVEKLMRMAAMARSGIEGAKRLSKVRCERGADIARMLQLPEATARAILDLDEHWNGRGHPCGLKKDEISLLARICCLAQTAEVFFTTFGLGPAIDVAHRRRGQWFDPQLVDALDALRHEQSFWATLRSDDLPAELNRWEPKDAHLMADEECLDRVAEAFATVVDAKSPWTYQHSTRVAEIAVGVAQQFGCPPQLQRDLRRVALLHDIGKLGVSNLILDKPGKPTAEEFDEIRKHPDYSQRILGKLAAFETAADIAGAHHERLDGRGYHRQLDGADVSWMTRVLTTADVCEALTAKRPYREALSWERTYEIMTADVGTGFDPECLGALGRWYERHEMQSRVDKQLREVDRLLADL
- a CDS encoding DUF6666 family protein, giving the protein MRYRCAAWLVMIAGFLGVGSACAQTSDLIGNIAAGDATTDFSCVSAANMIGRQSADSSTGTPLSSNAGNVQPVGAPLAGSDVGVQYIDGRSCDLPAGCDDCPNHVLMAFVSYDSFKGISDGGWQNNGIVTGFNFGTRLGELSELTGIGFQIGASVGVFNWSGTDYRLDDQNLAQTQGFFTFGLFRRATDTSRWTAAIVSDTMYNNNYGIFAQNPMLMQMRGQLGYCISPWNEIGIWGTWRSFGQTLLVPTVGPTTWQAVQQLNVYLHHKWQAGGPDTWFWIGRPEQSRLTRDGSLGDYLAGASATAPLNDRVSLFALATYMHPSAAPGALGSIEDAWNFTIGLAFFPKPNARSSTVAGRCWMPLMPVANNGYFLVDTNRPFFPN
- a CDS encoding DNA methyltransferase; translated protein: MSKLAVNEIRQGDSIKLMQAMPAGCVDLAFADPPFNIGYEYDVYQDKKKHDDYLDWSKQWIGAVHRVLKPDGTFWLAIGDEYAAELKLASQGIGFTCRSWVIWYYTFGVNCTNKFSRSHAHLFYFVKDPKTFTFCSEELENRIPSARQLVYADKRANPRGRLPDDTWVLRPQDLADCFTTAEDTWYFPRVAGTFKERAGFHGCQMPEQLLGRIVRLCSQQDDLVFDPFSGSATTVAVAKKLGRRYLGFDLSTDYVKRGRDRLERIAVGDRLDGAAAPTVSAPATPQVSGGKTRALPQTLPKPARVELATTEQLAAFHQGLISAYARSYGKFSLDRVLADPALNARFAAACQQLGLPGDHRTWNWTLIGMRKAGLLAHLPTSRRTEFSCEDCDAYLFASEIAWRKMIDRGCESLDTILCDPQLAEEFDSVARQWAPGYEALEYRWAALKLRKGAKGARIRAAQLADATLGKAVALNESALGKFPESSGVYVVVGSDKTALYAGEASNLRKRLGRQCTAATRKLWGQGVDALRVRFKTTPGPYATRLAYQRRLVVQHHPALNLPEQQIA